The following nucleotide sequence is from Chlorogloeopsis sp. ULAP01.
ACCAGAAAACTCTGTCGAAACTAATGGTACAAGTCAAATTAAAACTGGTGTTCGTTAATTTGGTAGTTATCAGTGGCTAATGGCTAATAATTAATGAATCATTGTTTTTAACAAACAATCCACTACTAACCAGTAACTACTGTACAAGCGGGTTTAAACAATAATCTTCTAAAATGACGAAATATCTATAACAAACCCGCTACTACTAACTACCATCTACCAACTACTAACTACTAAATTGGTGGACTTGTTATGAGAAGTTGGCGCTTTTGGTTAACTACCCTAATTTTATCTAGCCAATACAACCCACCCCGGTTTGTAGAACTGTTAATGTTGACGCTAGCAATTGTCATGCTGGCAATCTCTACTGTTCTACCAGCACAAGAACCTTATATGGTATTGGGCTTGAGTTTTGTGGTTGGTGCATCAATTTCTATCTTAGTCAGGGAAGCGATCGCTCCTTCTCCTCAAACACGCATTACCCAACTTACAGCCATACTATTGCTGATCGTCAGTATTTATGGTTTTGTTGATGTACTTTAAAGGTTACAGGTTACAGTTTTCTTCATACCCTATCCCCTTCCACCCTTGCATTTCTACCAACTCTATACACAGTTCATTAATTCGCCCCAAATCGGGTTTTGGAGATAGAGTTGATTCTTCATATACTTTTTCCATTTCAGCCATCAAATCCTCTGCCATTTTCATCACCTGCTCATAAGAATAATCACCCTTAAGAATTGCTTTTAAATCATCAACATCACCAGCTATTCTTCTGTCTACAATTAATTCTCCTGTTTGTAAGATTTCTAGCCCACTGCGTAGTAGTCTAATGCAGTGCATCCCGTGTTTGAGATCAAAACCAGATTTTCTTTCCATTTCTGCTCTAGCAGGATTTCTATTTTCTTGCCACGACAAATAAGCTTTCCATTCTCGTAAAGCAATTTGATAGCTTTGACTTTTCTGAAGCAGACGAATAAAATCTTTACGGCTATGGGTTAAATTTTGAGTATATTCTAAAGTTTCATCAGGCAAAGTATATTGTTTCAATACAGCTTTGAAATCAATATCTGCTATCAATAATTTATATAATTGTTCTGCTTCTTCTAAAAACTCAATTTTGCCTCTAATTAAATTATAAAGATATTCCAAAAAAGCATTTAACTCTTCTTTACTTAATGGTGGTTCATCTTCTATACCAAAATCAGACGGAATTGGTTTCTTTTGCGGTGGATTTAACAACCACTTCCGATGAGTTTCCATTTTTTTTATTTGGGCAAAGGCATAACCAGAGTAAGTATGTTTGACTTTCTTACTCAAGAATAAATTTTTATTTTTAATTAAATACTGTCCTACTAATGTTAATACAGGATATTGATTTAACCACAGTAATTCTAAAACATTAGGATTTGCTCCAGCTAAAAGTTGGAGAAGTTTCCTTAATTCGTAAATAACTGTATCTTTATTTCCATCTAAAAAAGAAAATATTCCTGGCTCATCCCAACCACTATCCTTTTGCTCAATATTATCAAATCCCAAGTAAAATCTTTTAGGTGCGATAAATACTCCTCGATAGTCGTAGTCTGAATCTGGACGATTTAAGCCATAGCCATGACTGCCTGCTAAACCAAGTAAAATAGTTCTTTGCTCAACTTCAATTCTTTTCATTAAATTTTAAGTAATAGATCACAGATTTTGTCTATAGGGCGACTATTTATGATGTAATTGTTAAGCCTACCCACAGAAATGGATATCATTGTCAATTATCCTCAGTTACGCCCTATTGAGCAGTTTGCTCTTTACTGTTTACCAGAGATGGTTCCATTTTACGAGCGCTAGGGTTTCACTACTGATGTCGGTGAACTTCGCTTAATGTGCCGCCATCATCAATTTCATAGTGATGAAAGTAAATCATAAAAAATCAGCAACACAAATTCTTCTAAAACTCATAAGCTGCAATCACTTCTTGCTCACTTTCAGCAGCCTTAATCCACTCCTGCAATGCTGGCAAAGCCAAAATACTTTCTACATATTTTCTTGCAATATCATCTAATTGCACATCGTAGATGACAAATCTTAAAACAACAGGAGCAAACATCGCATCAGCAACTGTAAATTTACCAAACAACATATCACCGCCAGTACCAAAATTTTGACGGCACTCTCGCCAGATATGAGTAATACGGTTAATATCTTTTTGCACACCTATTGCCATACCTTTACCAGGAAGTTTAGCACGGCAGTTCATTGGCATATTTTGACGTAAATTCTGAAAACCTGAGTGCATTTCGGCAGAAATAGAACGGGCGATCGCTCTTTTAAATTTATCTTTTGGCCACCAATATAGATGCGGAAATTCTTCAGCTAAGTATTCGCAAATAGCTAGTGAATCCCATATTTTCAAAGAGCCGTGTAATAGAACAGGTACTTTTCCTGAAGGACAGTATTGGCTAATTTTCGAGGCAGATTCTGGCGTATAGAGAGGAATGCAAATTTCCTGAAATTCTAATCCGAATTGCTTCATTACTAACCAAGGACGCAGCGACCATGAAGAATAATTTTTATTGCCAATTACAAGGGTTAATTCTGACATTTTTAATTACCTATAAAGCTGTTCTATCCAAGCACGTACATCAGATTCTGAACCTGAAGTGAAAGATTTTCCAGTTAAGGGATCGTATGCTTGCCAATAAGTATTACCTTTGTGATCATTCTTTTGATAAACTTGTAATTCTTGATGTTTTTGTAAGAGATTTACTATTTTTTGCCAAAAATTACTCATAAATCTCCATAAAAATGAGGTACTGTCATAGCCAGAATTTAGTTGCAATTTTGTGTCTTCTGTTTGTATGCACATTTCATTATTTCTCATAGAATTATGCTGGAATTTCATCAATAATCAAAACTGTAACAATACCTCAATTAACAATCAAATCATGGCTTGTATATTTTCTATAAATGCTGTTTATGGATAGCAAAAAGAGTTGATACAATCTTGTCTGGGAAAACCAAGTTAGTACCTATATAGAAATTGCTCATGAAACTCTCCCAGATTCGAGCCTTAGTTGCAGTGGCAGAGTATGGTAACTTTAGTGAGGCGGCTAGTGAATTACAACTTTCCCAACCAGCGATAAGTCATGCTATTGCTACCTTAGAAGAAGAACTAGGTGTACCTTTATTCGCTAGAGGACGTTATGGTGCGATATTGACACCAGCAGGAGAACGGATTTTATTTTATGCTCGTCAAGCCATAGACAATCTGGAGATGATCCACCAAGAAGCAAATCTGCATAGAGGTTTACATGGTGGTTA
It contains:
- a CDS encoding glutathione S-transferase family protein, which produces MSELTLVIGNKNYSSWSLRPWLVMKQFGLEFQEICIPLYTPESASKISQYCPSGKVPVLLHGSLKIWDSLAICEYLAEEFPHLYWWPKDKFKRAIARSISAEMHSGFQNLRQNMPMNCRAKLPGKGMAIGVQKDINRITHIWRECRQNFGTGGDMLFGKFTVADAMFAPVVLRFVIYDVQLDDIARKYVESILALPALQEWIKAAESEQEVIAAYEF
- a CDS encoding nucleotidyltransferase domain-containing protein, whose amino-acid sequence is MKRIEVEQRTILLGLAGSHGYGLNRPDSDYDYRGVFIAPKRFYLGFDNIEQKDSGWDEPGIFSFLDGNKDTVIYELRKLLQLLAGANPNVLELLWLNQYPVLTLVGQYLIKNKNLFLSKKVKHTYSGYAFAQIKKMETHRKWLLNPPQKKPIPSDFGIEDEPPLSKEELNAFLEYLYNLIRGKIEFLEEAEQLYKLLIADIDFKAVLKQYTLPDETLEYTQNLTHSRKDFIRLLQKSQSYQIALREWKAYLSWQENRNPARAEMERKSGFDLKHGMHCIRLLRSGLEILQTGELIVDRRIAGDVDDLKAILKGDYSYEQVMKMAEDLMAEMEKVYEESTLSPKPDLGRINELCIELVEMQGWKGIGYEENCNL